A portion of the Paenibacillus hamazuiensis genome contains these proteins:
- a CDS encoding GNAT family N-acetyltransferase, with amino-acid sequence MKIRTAAESDYEYIRDRDHHILHSLILPKIREKEIYIIRNEEDMNIGWMRYGYFWDNVPFMNMIWVDEPYRGKGIGKQVVLYWEGEMQKKGLTLVMTSTLANEKAQHFYRKLGYQDAGCLLIEKEPLEIILTKKLV; translated from the coding sequence ATGAAAATTAGGACTGCAGCCGAATCTGACTATGAATACATAAGAGACCGTGATCATCATATTTTGCATAGTTTAATCCTGCCGAAAATAAGAGAAAAGGAAATATACATCATTCGTAACGAAGAAGATATGAATATCGGATGGATGAGGTATGGATATTTCTGGGATAACGTTCCTTTTATGAATATGATCTGGGTGGACGAACCATATCGGGGAAAAGGCATAGGTAAGCAAGTTGTCTTGTACTGGGAAGGTGAAATGCAAAAAAAGGGTTTAACACTAGTCATGACCTCCACACTGGCTAACGAAAAAGCACAGCACTTCTACAGAAAATTAGGATATCAGGATGCGGGTTGTTTATTGATTGAAAAAGAACCGTTGGAAATCATTTTGACGAAAAAATTAGTTTAA
- a CDS encoding chorismate mutase: protein MTKLDELRKNIDEIDQKIIVLLAERFKYTEEVGIYKAKNHLNAQDADREFQQFQRIIQLSEQNGLNPEYSSEIYRRIIDIVISRHQELVTTEG from the coding sequence ATGACAAAGCTAGATGAATTGAGGAAAAATATTGACGAAATAGATCAAAAAATAATCGTCTTATTAGCTGAGAGATTTAAATATACAGAAGAAGTCGGAATATATAAAGCGAAAAATCATCTAAATGCCCAAGATGCTGACCGTGAATTTCAACAGTTTCAGAGAATCATTCAGCTTTCCGAACAAAATGGTTTGAATCCTGAATATTCTTCTGAAATATATAGACGCATTATAGATATTGTTATTTCTCGTCATCAAGAGCTGGTGACAACGGAAGGATAA
- a CDS encoding VWA domain-containing protein — protein sequence MGGLFFTGKNLRWLMLVLAAFALASGCSAGREQSSTADSNAGAKATSRAEAPAGSSSEARKDSASSPPKGDKAPGGASGGYRQNQIQSGQLTAGEWSDLRHWDWWLNLMNNREWAQYQEKWDMRTYQRVTVEVKTDNGPAVDAQVTLFGGSGQQEWSARTNNKGEAFLFVNVAKKQEDSPYSLKIAYGQQTKTVEQVAVNGGLPLVVNVPGDGKQPDAIDLMFVVDTTGSMADELNFLAAELKDVVARVKSENDNRLSVRLSSNFYRDRGDEYVVRPFPFTADVDEVVKQIGRQKAQGGGDYEEAVEEALQDAIDKHNWSGSARARLLFLVLDAPPHPNPDVIGKLQKVTASAAEKGIRIIPVASSGVDKNTEMLLRTIDILTGGTYIFLTDHSGIGDKHIEPTIGDYQVELLNRLLVKTINSYIQ from the coding sequence ATGGGGGGCTTGTTCTTTACAGGAAAAAACCTGCGCTGGCTGATGCTTGTTCTGGCGGCTTTCGCACTCGCCTCGGGGTGCAGCGCCGGCAGAGAGCAGAGCAGCACGGCCGATTCGAACGCGGGGGCGAAGGCGACGAGCAGAGCCGAGGCACCGGCCGGCAGCTCGTCCGAAGCGAGGAAAGATTCGGCATCGTCGCCGCCCAAGGGCGACAAGGCGCCCGGCGGGGCGTCAGGCGGCTACAGGCAAAATCAGATCCAGTCCGGGCAGTTGACCGCGGGAGAATGGAGCGACCTGAGGCATTGGGATTGGTGGCTCAATCTGATGAACAACCGTGAATGGGCGCAGTATCAGGAGAAATGGGACATGAGAACGTATCAGCGGGTTACCGTGGAAGTGAAAACGGACAACGGACCGGCAGTCGATGCACAGGTGACGCTGTTCGGGGGCAGCGGGCAGCAGGAATGGAGCGCACGGACAAATAACAAGGGCGAAGCGTTTCTGTTCGTTAATGTCGCGAAAAAACAGGAAGACTCGCCTTACAGCCTGAAAATCGCTTATGGGCAGCAGACCAAAACGGTCGAGCAGGTTGCCGTAAACGGCGGGCTTCCGCTAGTCGTGAACGTGCCCGGCGATGGGAAACAGCCGGATGCGATCGACCTGATGTTCGTCGTCGATACGACCGGTTCGATGGCGGATGAGTTGAATTTTTTGGCCGCGGAGCTGAAAGACGTCGTCGCCCGAGTGAAGTCGGAGAACGATAACCGGCTCTCAGTCCGTTTGAGCAGCAATTTTTACCGTGACCGCGGCGACGAATACGTCGTTCGGCCGTTTCCGTTCACGGCCGACGTCGATGAGGTCGTCAAACAAATCGGCAGACAAAAGGCGCAGGGAGGCGGCGACTACGAGGAAGCTGTGGAAGAAGCGCTGCAGGACGCCATCGACAAACACAATTGGAGCGGATCGGCGCGTGCGAGGCTGTTGTTCCTTGTGCTGGATGCACCGCCGCATCCGAACCCGGATGTGATCGGGAAGCTGCAGAAGGTGACGGCCTCCGCAGCCGAGAAAGGGATCCGCATCATCCCTGTCGCATCCAGCGGCGTCGACAAAAACACCGAGATGCTGCTGCGGACGATTGATATTTTGACCGGAGGCACCTATATATTCTTGACCGACCACAGCGGAATCGGCGATAAGCATATCGAGCCGACGATCGGCGATTACCAGGTGGAGCTGCTGAACCGGCTGCTGGTCAAGACTATTAATTCGTATATTCAATAG
- a CDS encoding LacI family DNA-binding transcriptional regulator, with protein sequence MANIKDIAKLAGVSVTTVSRVINRHPYVSDEKKEAVLRAMEQTNYVRNINAVHLIKGKTNLIGVVVPSIKRPYFGLVVEGIADEALKGNYRLVLIQTNYEESRELEALMMLKLKQIDALIICSKISDWEIVEEYGAYGPVIVFEDARGTNVSSIFIDHYKSFMEALAYLSGKGHRKIGYCLARKSGTSSKQREAAYRDFLKNAGEPFDPSCIFYDAVHFEDGEWIVQRLTTMQNPPTALLVTSDQVAAGILACCNERKIGVPSKLAIVSFDNQPIAKILNITTFEIPLVDIGRSLFLQAINGNFYQKEIPVKLIERLTV encoded by the coding sequence ATGGCGAATATTAAAGATATCGCGAAATTAGCCGGAGTGTCGGTTACGACGGTATCGAGAGTAATTAATCGTCACCCTTACGTAAGCGATGAAAAAAAAGAAGCCGTTTTACGCGCCATGGAGCAGACGAATTATGTGCGGAATATCAACGCCGTTCATTTAATCAAAGGAAAAACCAATCTGATCGGCGTCGTAGTTCCCTCCATAAAGAGGCCCTATTTCGGTCTTGTCGTGGAGGGCATAGCTGACGAAGCATTGAAAGGCAATTACAGGTTGGTTTTGATTCAAACCAACTACGAAGAAAGCCGCGAGCTGGAAGCTTTGATGATGTTAAAGCTCAAACAAATCGATGCCCTGATTATTTGTTCCAAAATCAGCGATTGGGAAATCGTAGAGGAGTACGGAGCTTACGGCCCGGTTATTGTATTTGAAGATGCGAGAGGCACAAACGTATCGTCGATTTTTATCGACCACTACAAAAGTTTTATGGAAGCGTTGGCTTATTTGAGCGGAAAGGGCCATCGTAAAATCGGTTACTGCCTGGCCAGAAAGTCTGGCACAAGCAGTAAGCAAAGGGAAGCGGCTTACAGAGATTTTTTGAAAAATGCGGGCGAGCCATTCGATCCGAGCTGCATATTTTATGACGCCGTTCATTTTGAGGATGGCGAGTGGATCGTGCAGCGATTGACGACGATGCAAAATCCCCCGACCGCGCTTCTCGTTACGAGCGACCAGGTTGCCGCCGGAATTCTGGCCTGCTGCAACGAACGAAAGATCGGGGTGCCGTCCAAACTTGCCATCGTCAGTTTCGATAACCAACCGATAGCTAAAATTTTGAATATTACCACTTTCGAAATTCCTTTGGTGGACATCGGAAGAAGTTTGTTCCTTCAAGCCATTAACGGTAATTTCTATCAAAAAGAGATACCGGTTAAGTTAATTGAACGGTTAACAGTTTGA
- a CDS encoding HAD family hydrolase, with amino-acid sequence MNKTKCIIFDLDGTIGNTLPLCIAAFKKAIEPLAGRVLSDKEIIATFGPSEEGTVRALIPAQYERGIEDYLRHYRDMHAMCSAPFEGMTEVLDYAKDRNVRLALVTGKGWRSTEMTLDIFDIRSYFDVIETGSPLGPRKVQGIRSVLSQLGITPEESLYVGDAPSDIEASREAGVPVVSAAWAETADPELLRSFQPDRLFLTIEDFKQYMEQAVQ; translated from the coding sequence ATGAACAAAACGAAATGTATCATTTTTGATCTGGACGGTACGATTGGAAATACATTGCCGCTGTGTATCGCTGCATTTAAGAAGGCGATCGAACCGCTGGCCGGCAGGGTGCTGAGCGATAAGGAAATTATCGCTACCTTCGGCCCTTCCGAAGAAGGAACTGTTCGAGCTTTGATTCCGGCTCAATACGAGCGGGGAATTGAGGATTATTTAAGGCATTACCGCGATATGCATGCGATGTGCTCCGCTCCGTTCGAGGGTATGACAGAGGTGCTTGACTATGCGAAGGATAGGAACGTACGGTTGGCTTTAGTTACCGGAAAGGGCTGGCGGAGCACAGAAATGACGTTAGACATATTTGACATTCGCTCCTATTTTGACGTGATTGAAACCGGATCTCCGCTAGGGCCGAGAAAAGTGCAGGGGATTCGAAGCGTGTTGAGTCAGCTCGGAATTACACCTGAGGAAAGCTTGTATGTAGGAGATGCCCCAAGCGATATCGAAGCGTCGAGAGAAGCCGGGGTTCCAGTTGTATCCGCCGCATGGGCGGAAACCGCCGATCCGGAACTGCTGCGCTCTTTTCAACCCGACAGACTGTTTTTGACAATAGAAGATTTTAAACAATACATGGAGCAAGCTGTTCAATAG
- a CDS encoding beta-mannosidase encodes MELTGLWRLQHFDVGQAKPLEVAAPGLDDRFWMTARVPGDVHSALIERNIIENPYFGHNDIKCRWIEQKEWWYRVQFDYDLEAGSGEKHELIFEGLDTFATIYVNGLEIGTTDNALMGHSFDVTKVLRRGKNTIAVKFDPLHLHNRDKEQFQWSSYTKERPWIRKAAMNFGWDWGPRLVTVGIWGKVRIERKRLAKLNHVFARTVSIGEKEAVVQVDVDAAAFRKEYKRECEVRLVSASGETAAVERGAMTGRTGSFTLKVADPKLWWTHDLGEPYLYRLEVVLFAEGEEVDSYVHAFGIRTIELQLKDEQGNNAFAFLLNGVKLFAKGANWIPVDNMIGAASDQRYRDLISLSVDGSMNMLRVWAGGIYEKDVFYDECDKQGVLVWQDFAFANALFPDFNRNFMDNVRREVEYNVKRLRNHASLALWCGNNEIDWLYDMKTSGGDITCPFYGEGIYHELIPEVLEELDDSRAYWPSSPYGGNDANDPDVGDRHNWQVWHGSVYPRKFGEAPLLDYSMKGVTFKNYKKDFTLFSSEFGMHASANRYTLEKNIPAGEFYWGSVEMAYRNKDTNHQKGILLMEDYTGIPRDIEEYVNFSMLTQAEGLKFGIEHYRRNKKRTSGSLIWQLNDSWPGTSWSMIDYELLPKASFFYAKKFYHPMLLSLDITPGETVSIWVVNDKLESYRGQVRLSVYDLFGAEVFATSSAVDVPANAAVNVGELRERDILGGRKPEEVLVRLTAEGWDAPMNQYFLRDQKDLPMPAAKLQVEADEAAQTVTVTASEAVARMVKLDLPKGNVRFSDNFFDLLPGESMTVRIGSPDGKPVPFAGLRVSAINVSK; translated from the coding sequence ATGGAACTGACAGGCTTATGGAGATTGCAGCATTTCGACGTCGGGCAGGCAAAACCGCTGGAAGTGGCGGCTCCAGGGCTGGACGACCGCTTCTGGATGACCGCCCGCGTTCCGGGCGATGTACATTCCGCGCTCATCGAACGTAATATTATCGAAAATCCGTATTTCGGACACAATGACATCAAATGCCGTTGGATCGAGCAAAAGGAATGGTGGTACCGCGTTCAGTTCGATTACGACCTGGAAGCCGGCAGTGGAGAGAAGCACGAGCTCATATTCGAAGGGCTGGATACGTTTGCGACGATTTATGTAAACGGGCTCGAAATCGGCACGACGGACAATGCGCTGATGGGCCATTCCTTTGACGTCACCAAGGTGCTGCGCCGCGGCAAAAACACGATCGCCGTCAAGTTCGACCCGCTGCACCTGCACAACCGCGACAAGGAGCAGTTCCAATGGTCTTCCTATACGAAGGAGCGCCCCTGGATCCGTAAAGCGGCGATGAACTTCGGCTGGGACTGGGGTCCGCGGCTCGTAACCGTCGGCATTTGGGGCAAGGTGCGCATCGAACGGAAGCGCCTGGCGAAGCTGAACCACGTGTTTGCGAGAACCGTCTCGATCGGCGAAAAAGAAGCGGTAGTTCAGGTCGACGTGGATGCGGCCGCGTTCCGCAAGGAGTACAAGCGGGAGTGCGAGGTGCGCCTTGTATCGGCAAGCGGGGAGACCGCGGCTGTCGAACGCGGCGCTATGACGGGCAGAACCGGCAGCTTTACGTTAAAAGTGGCCGATCCGAAGCTGTGGTGGACTCACGATCTGGGCGAGCCTTACCTTTACCGGTTGGAGGTCGTGCTTTTTGCGGAAGGGGAAGAAGTTGACAGCTATGTGCATGCCTTCGGCATCCGCACGATTGAGCTGCAGTTGAAGGACGAGCAGGGGAACAATGCTTTCGCGTTTTTGCTTAACGGGGTGAAGCTGTTCGCCAAAGGCGCCAACTGGATTCCCGTGGACAACATGATCGGAGCCGCGTCGGACCAGCGTTACCGCGATCTGATCTCGCTTTCTGTTGACGGCAGCATGAACATGCTGCGAGTGTGGGCCGGAGGCATTTATGAAAAAGATGTGTTTTACGACGAATGCGACAAGCAGGGCGTGCTCGTTTGGCAGGATTTTGCGTTCGCCAATGCGCTGTTCCCGGACTTCAACCGCAATTTCATGGACAATGTGCGCAGGGAAGTCGAATACAATGTCAAACGTCTGCGCAATCATGCATCGCTTGCGCTGTGGTGCGGCAATAACGAGATCGATTGGCTGTACGACATGAAAACGTCCGGCGGCGACATCACCTGCCCGTTTTACGGGGAAGGCATCTATCACGAGCTTATTCCGGAGGTGCTGGAGGAGCTCGACGACAGCCGCGCATATTGGCCGTCCTCGCCGTACGGCGGCAACGACGCCAACGACCCGGATGTGGGTGACCGCCACAACTGGCAGGTTTGGCACGGTTCCGTCTATCCGCGGAAGTTCGGCGAAGCTCCGCTGCTCGACTACAGCATGAAGGGCGTCACTTTTAAAAACTACAAGAAAGACTTCACTTTGTTCAGCAGCGAATTCGGCATGCATGCATCGGCGAACCGCTATACGCTGGAGAAAAATATTCCGGCCGGCGAGTTTTACTGGGGCAGCGTCGAAATGGCTTACCGCAACAAAGATACGAACCATCAGAAAGGCATCCTGCTGATGGAGGATTACACCGGCATTCCGCGCGATATCGAGGAATACGTGAATTTCTCGATGCTGACGCAAGCGGAAGGACTCAAATTCGGCATCGAGCATTACCGCCGCAACAAAAAAAGAACGAGCGGCTCGCTCATCTGGCAGTTGAACGACAGCTGGCCGGGCACGAGCTGGTCGATGATCGACTATGAGCTGCTGCCGAAAGCGTCGTTCTTCTACGCGAAGAAGTTTTATCACCCGATGCTGCTTTCTCTGGACATCACACCGGGAGAAACGGTTTCCATCTGGGTTGTGAACGACAAGCTCGAGTCGTACCGGGGGCAAGTCCGGTTAAGCGTGTATGACCTTTTCGGAGCCGAGGTGTTCGCGACCTCGTCCGCCGTGGATGTGCCGGCCAATGCGGCCGTGAACGTAGGCGAGCTGCGCGAGCGGGACATCCTGGGCGGCCGCAAGCCGGAGGAGGTGCTGGTCCGCTTGACCGCCGAAGGCTGGGACGCGCCGATGAATCAATATTTCCTGCGCGATCAGAAGGATCTGCCGATGCCTGCCGCCAAGCTGCAGGTGGAAGCGGATGAAGCTGCGCAGACGGTCACGGTGACGGCAAGCGAAGCGGTGGCGCGTATGGTCAAGCTCGACCTGCCGAAGGGCAATGTGCGCTTCAGCGACAACTTCTTCGATTTGCTGCCGGGGGAAAGCATGACGGTACGGATCGGCAGCCCGGACGGCAAACCGGTACCATTCGCGGGACTGCGCGTATCGGCCATCAACGTGAGCAAGTGA
- a CDS encoding response regulator transcription factor: MRIMIVDDEVIIRTGLAKVIKWNELGLELLEPAASAEEALRRIPEERPNILLTDIRMTGKTGLQLAEEAKQILPDLEVIILSGYDDFTYTQKAIRQGVSDYLLKTSRPEEIIKTVLLAKQRIEEKWALSSQDLFKNKEARNRLFERLVIEGDASVPGTGNATAYLPKLFSGERGGEDAFLVMLVAAEGWNDSPASEALLLFAVENMLGDLFCCESLIQRQRVVMAVRATDWSTDDMRRQFAFQKIERLLKCELFVAAGLRVDRPDKLHESYEAADEAFGYKALSGDKLCFYEDIAKRKGGKTVCTYEEELELSSIMLDDDPVALKGWTMEFMRQLLADPEVTRKSLEAAVQSVVIAAHRWLERVLESTGHADKIEETAGELRGRLAEFSKEALFQYLYSVMKLYHQKLGEGPAAHVQKAMAYIEENLENDVSLPQVAKHVHLHPNHLSEIFKKETGMTFVDFVARQKIRRAMQILAVSPAKISEVAAKVGYEDVKYFGQIFKKYTGKTPSEYREDAALSDGANKG, translated from the coding sequence ATGAGAATCATGATCGTGGATGACGAGGTGATCATCCGGACCGGACTCGCCAAGGTGATCAAATGGAACGAGCTGGGACTCGAGCTTCTCGAGCCGGCGGCTTCCGCGGAGGAAGCGCTGCGGCGCATTCCGGAGGAGCGTCCGAACATTTTGCTGACGGATATCCGGATGACGGGGAAAACCGGGCTTCAGCTTGCGGAAGAGGCGAAGCAGATTTTGCCGGATCTGGAAGTGATCATCCTTTCGGGTTATGACGATTTTACGTATACCCAGAAGGCGATCCGCCAAGGCGTCAGCGATTATTTGCTGAAAACGAGCCGTCCGGAGGAGATCATCAAAACGGTGCTGCTCGCCAAGCAGCGGATCGAGGAGAAATGGGCGCTCAGCAGCCAGGATCTGTTCAAAAACAAAGAGGCGCGAAACCGGCTCTTCGAGCGTTTGGTCATCGAAGGCGATGCTTCCGTGCCGGGCACCGGCAATGCGACCGCTTATTTGCCCAAGCTGTTTTCCGGCGAGCGCGGCGGGGAAGACGCGTTTTTGGTGATGCTCGTTGCGGCTGAAGGCTGGAACGACTCGCCCGCTTCGGAAGCGCTGCTGCTTTTTGCCGTGGAAAATATGCTCGGGGACCTGTTCTGCTGCGAATCGCTGATCCAACGGCAGCGCGTCGTCATGGCCGTACGCGCGACGGATTGGAGCACGGACGACATGCGCCGGCAGTTTGCTTTTCAAAAAATCGAGCGGCTGCTCAAATGCGAATTGTTCGTCGCCGCCGGTCTGCGGGTCGACCGCCCGGATAAGCTGCACGAATCGTATGAAGCGGCGGACGAGGCGTTTGGCTATAAGGCGCTGTCGGGAGATAAGCTTTGCTTCTACGAGGATATCGCCAAGCGGAAGGGCGGGAAAACCGTCTGCACCTATGAGGAAGAGCTTGAGCTTTCATCCATCATGCTCGACGATGATCCGGTTGCGCTAAAAGGGTGGACGATGGAATTTATGCGGCAGCTGCTCGCGGATCCCGAGGTGACGCGCAAGTCGCTGGAGGCGGCGGTGCAATCGGTCGTCATCGCGGCCCATCGCTGGCTGGAGCGGGTGCTCGAATCGACCGGCCACGCCGACAAAATCGAGGAAACCGCAGGCGAGCTGCGCGGTCGGCTGGCGGAATTTTCGAAGGAAGCGCTGTTTCAGTATCTGTACTCGGTGATGAAGCTGTACCATCAGAAGCTGGGCGAAGGGCCGGCTGCGCACGTGCAGAAGGCGATGGCTTACATCGAGGAAAACCTCGAAAACGACGTGTCGCTGCCGCAGGTGGCGAAGCATGTGCATCTTCATCCGAACCATTTGAGCGAAATTTTCAAAAAGGAAACCGGCATGACGTTCGTCGATTTCGTAGCGCGGCAAAAAATCCGCAGAGCGATGCAAATCCTTGCGGTGTCGCCGGCGAAAATCAGCGAAGTGGCGGCGAAGGTCGGGTACGAGGACGTGAAATATTTCGGGCAAATTTTCAAGAAATATACGGGAAAAACGCCGAGCGAATACCGCGAGGACGCCGCTTTGAGCGACGGAGCGAATAAGGGCTAA
- a CDS encoding sensor histidine kinase, protein MWGWIGRSLRRKLSIIMLASSLVPLLFLGGFAFVISSKITEDSTNRAGIDTLRQMEGSLRFMLQDIQNMSIFLIGQQDIQRFMVRPDEDMAERTRISGMLANLSSSKNYIADISIVPANGISAISSTTVYESSLAAQVDLRTVTDKMWTGLYRMTTYAGEIHALSFIRPLRSTDNYTQTLGWIVISLDEKMISRLWSNPNAGFQQGKVALLSEGGVILSSTEKIWLNRPFPTLFSADWPLSSAEYGVTTQGEGRMKNSILYYREPLTGWTLVDVVPYEQYRVQNRYILQLTVAAVGLSVVVTAGLILFLIRRVTNPLAVLARLLGKVNPDEPLPHYTANSSDEIGRLTESYNKLGDHIENLKTQLIRNEALKKEADMRALQAQINPHFLYNTLSSIHWIALMSEEKKIADMVGALSDFLRFSLNKGKEFCPVHQEIAHIKNYAQVQSIRFPDQFDVDFAVDPELQDKLMLKLLLQPLVENAMIHGVQKKEGKGTIAIYVQKKDGQMSFLVMDNGIGMTGEQLQAIRASLNPREGEELTESVSYGLRNVHQRLTLHYGPEAGLHIESRPNAGTRVSFSIPFLEVSDENHDRG, encoded by the coding sequence ATGTGGGGATGGATCGGACGTTCATTACGGCGAAAGCTGTCTATAATCATGTTGGCCAGCTCCCTGGTCCCCCTGCTCTTTCTGGGGGGCTTTGCGTTTGTCATCTCCTCGAAAATCACCGAGGACAGCACGAACCGGGCCGGGATCGACACGCTGCGGCAAATGGAAGGCAGCCTGCGGTTTATGCTGCAGGACATCCAGAACATGTCGATATTTCTGATCGGGCAGCAGGATATACAGCGATTTATGGTCAGGCCGGACGAAGACATGGCGGAACGGACGCGGATCAGCGGCATGCTGGCCAACCTGAGCAGCTCGAAAAACTACATTGCGGACATTTCCATCGTTCCGGCAAACGGCATTTCGGCCATATCGAGCACGACGGTCTACGAATCTTCGCTGGCCGCCCAGGTCGATCTCCGTACGGTGACGGACAAAATGTGGACGGGGCTTTACCGGATGACGACATATGCCGGCGAAATTCATGCGCTGTCGTTCATACGCCCGCTGCGCAGCACGGACAATTACACGCAAACGCTCGGCTGGATCGTCATCAGCCTTGACGAGAAAATGATTTCCCGGCTTTGGTCAAACCCGAACGCGGGTTTCCAGCAGGGTAAGGTGGCTCTGCTTAGCGAAGGCGGGGTTATTCTCTCATCCACGGAGAAGATTTGGCTGAACCGGCCGTTTCCCACGTTATTTTCCGCAGACTGGCCCTTAAGTTCGGCGGAATACGGGGTCACGACGCAAGGGGAAGGCCGGATGAAAAACAGCATCCTGTATTACCGGGAGCCTTTGACCGGGTGGACGCTGGTCGACGTCGTACCCTACGAGCAGTACCGGGTGCAGAACAGGTACATTTTGCAGCTGACGGTGGCGGCGGTCGGGCTTTCCGTCGTCGTTACGGCGGGGCTGATTCTGTTTCTGATCCGGCGGGTAACGAATCCGCTTGCCGTACTCGCGCGACTGCTCGGCAAAGTGAACCCGGACGAACCGCTGCCTCATTATACGGCGAATTCCTCCGACGAAATCGGCAGGCTGACGGAAAGCTACAACAAGCTGGGCGATCATATCGAAAACCTGAAGACGCAGCTCATCCGCAATGAAGCCTTGAAAAAAGAAGCGGACATGCGAGCGCTGCAGGCGCAAATCAATCCGCATTTTCTGTACAATACGCTTTCTTCGATCCATTGGATCGCGCTGATGTCCGAGGAAAAAAAGATCGCCGACATGGTCGGCGCTTTGAGCGATTTTCTGCGCTTCAGCCTGAACAAAGGCAAGGAGTTTTGCCCGGTCCACCAGGAAATTGCGCATATAAAAAACTACGCGCAGGTGCAGTCGATCCGTTTCCCGGATCAGTTTGACGTCGATTTTGCCGTCGACCCCGAGCTGCAGGACAAGCTGATGCTGAAGCTGCTGCTTCAGCCGCTGGTGGAAAATGCGATGATTCACGGCGTTCAGAAAAAGGAAGGCAAAGGCACGATCGCGATCTACGTTCAGAAAAAGGATGGCCAGATGTCCTTTCTGGTCATGGATAACGGCATCGGCATGACAGGGGAGCAGCTGCAGGCGATCCGCGCCAGTCTGAATCCGCGGGAAGGCGAGGAGCTGACGGAGAGCGTCAGCTACGGGCTCCGCAACGTGCATCAGCGGCTTACGCTGCATTACGGGCCGGAGGCGGGACTGCATATCGAAAGCCGGCCGAACGCGGGGACGAGGGTTTCGTTTTCGATCCCTTTTTTGGAGGTAAGCGATGAGAATCATGATCGTGGATGA
- a CDS encoding carbohydrate ABC transporter permease, with amino-acid sequence MEKAAAAFRETPTHKWKLNVIKCRRFLFWACLTVYGLLTLYPLFWLFISAFKTNAEFINRPFSLPEVWQFENFARAWKSSKMGVAFTNSVIVSLLSLVLTLFVSALAAYVLARFKFKGKGWILGFFVVGMLIPIHSTLVPLFILMKQLSMLNTYWALVLPYTAFALPTAIFVLTAYLSSVPKEIEEAAFIDGTGLWGVFLRVMLPISLPALSTVTILSFLHFWNDFSFALVFISKTSLKTLPLSIATFADGYQTDYSLTLAAMTIAVIPTILVYLMFQEQVMKGMTAGAVKG; translated from the coding sequence ATGGAAAAGGCAGCGGCAGCTTTTAGAGAAACACCAACACATAAATGGAAGCTGAATGTGATAAAATGTAGGCGATTCCTGTTTTGGGCTTGTTTAACCGTGTACGGTCTCTTGACGCTTTATCCGTTATTTTGGCTGTTTATAAGCGCGTTTAAAACGAACGCGGAATTTATTAACCGCCCCTTCAGCCTGCCGGAGGTATGGCAGTTTGAAAACTTTGCGCGGGCGTGGAAAAGCTCGAAGATGGGCGTGGCCTTCACGAATTCGGTGATCGTGTCTTTGCTTTCGCTTGTTCTAACTTTGTTCGTTTCGGCGCTGGCCGCCTATGTGCTGGCGAGGTTCAAGTTTAAAGGAAAAGGCTGGATTTTGGGCTTTTTCGTCGTCGGCATGCTCATTCCGATTCACAGCACCTTGGTGCCGCTGTTTATTTTGATGAAGCAATTGTCGATGCTCAACACCTATTGGGCGCTTGTCCTGCCGTATACCGCGTTTGCTCTGCCGACCGCGATTTTTGTGCTTACCGCTTATTTAAGCTCGGTGCCCAAAGAGATCGAAGAAGCGGCGTTTATCGACGGAACGGGGCTTTGGGGCGTGTTTCTGCGGGTGATGCTGCCGATCTCGCTGCCTGCGCTGTCGACGGTGACGATTTTAAGCTTCCTGCATTTTTGGAACGATTTCTCGTTCGCTTTGGTGTTTATCAGCAAAACAAGCCTGAAGACGTTACCGCTCAGCATCGCCACGTTCGCCGACGGCTACCAGACGGATTACAGCCTGACGCTGGCGGCGATGACGATTGCGGTCATCCCGACCATTCTCGTCTACCTGATGTTCCAGGAGCAGGTGATGAAAGGCATGACCGCCGGCGCGGTGAAAGGTTGA